A genome region from Hymenobacter tibetensis includes the following:
- a CDS encoding SBBP repeat-containing protein, producing MRHASTRMLPLAAVWLLCGLTAQAQIDSPLSAGRMQKPVPALLPQVTVPKGAVPLRQPLPALGGMSAKQLAQQRALLGTSLKPADLAHAVRAQGVASGPVSEQWVARYNAPETSFDVATSTAVDPAGNVYVTGYSFEEYTSLEASPGDYNYVTVKYSPSGQQQWVASFNGPGSQDDIATDIAVDASGNVYVTGYSVENFGTYDYTTIKYSAAGQQLWTARYNGPANRDDLATSLAVDAAGNVYVTGTSYNGPTTSYDYATVKYSESGTQLWATRYTGSGTSDEVPTTLGVDGAGDVYVTGTAYNGNQSNYTTLKYAGSSGAQVWEAAYNGPANSYDLVRDLAVDAAGNVAITGTSDSGTSYDYATVRYTSSGQQLWTARYNGNGNSYDEATAVVVDNVGNVTVTGYADTGNGDWNYMTIQYIGTTGQTRWGNSYAGPDRSYDEATDLAVDANRNVYVTGRSYQGSQCDYVTVRYIEQFVGRSTWVSRYSGPANGDDEPTSIAVTGNGGVAVTGTSFAGPNNFDYATLQYDQSSGEQLWATRYEGTRLGGIPSQATDMAVDPAGNVAVTGRSRNVRGILVYATVKYTASGQKLWEARLPIALTLESNPVVDMDAAGNVYMAGTNNNEYYTIKYDGASGKVIWSRRYFGSTLNRGNEVKDLVVDAVGNAYVTGASVMGLSTRYDYTTIKYSPSGEQLWRRQYFGQGVSSNEVPSRITLDAAGNVYVTGTSSAPPPNDFIMVTIKYSAGGEELWEARYNDPVRQENPTDIAVDATGNVYVTGTNTLKYSPGGQLLWTAQYFADGAAIAADAAGNVLVTGTGFLNGSSNQRVWVTAKCDGATGQQLWQVINGAGNSTDQAVDLATDGAGNAYVTGISVAGSINYNTIKYAGASGQVLWETRDNSPSITNNRPVGIVVDATGNVYVGGTAFTTSSDPDYLIIKYNQLSAPAAILTTRPALAATSAAVQDLLVYPNPAADQASVSFRPVQNGAAQVLVYNQLGQQVASLYEGTVRKGQRYELPLNSQKLTAGLYTCVLRVNNKRETVKLLVTR from the coding sequence ATGAGACATGCTTCCACCCGTATGCTGCCGCTGGCAGCTGTCTGGCTCCTCTGTGGGCTAACCGCTCAGGCCCAAATTGATTCGCCGCTGTCGGCTGGCAGGATGCAAAAGCCGGTGCCTGCTCTGCTACCGCAGGTTACAGTGCCAAAGGGAGCGGTGCCTTTGCGCCAACCCTTACCTGCCCTTGGCGGCATGTCGGCTAAGCAATTGGCCCAGCAACGCGCTCTGCTGGGTACTTCCCTCAAACCGGCCGACCTGGCGCATGCAGTTCGTGCGCAGGGTGTGGCTTCGGGCCCGGTAAGTGAGCAGTGGGTAGCCCGCTACAATGCACCCGAAACAAGCTTCGACGTGGCCACCAGCACGGCCGTGGACCCTGCCGGCAATGTGTATGTTACTGGCTACTCGTTTGAAGAATATACCTCCCTCGAAGCATCGCCCGGCGACTACAACTACGTCACGGTGAAATATTCACCTAGTGGTCAACAGCAATGGGTAGCTAGTTTTAACGGCCCTGGTAGCCAAGACGATATAGCCACCGACATAGCCGTGGATGCCAGTGGCAATGTGTACGTGACCGGCTATTCAGTGGAGAACTTCGGCACTTATGACTACACCACCATCAAGTACTCGGCCGCTGGCCAGCAACTGTGGACGGCCCGCTATAACGGCCCCGCCAACCGAGACGATCTGGCCACCAGCCTGGCCGTGGACGCCGCCGGCAATGTGTACGTAACCGGGACTTCCTACAATGGCCCCACCACCAGCTACGACTACGCGACGGTGAAATATTCGGAGAGTGGCACTCAGCTTTGGGCAACGCGCTACACTGGTAGCGGAACCAGCGACGAGGTGCCCACCACCTTAGGCGTTGATGGCGCCGGCGACGTGTACGTAACGGGCACTGCCTACAACGGCAACCAGAGCAATTATACTACCCTCAAGTACGCCGGCAGCAGTGGCGCCCAGGTATGGGAGGCGGCCTACAACGGCCCCGCCAACAGCTACGACTTGGTGCGCGACCTGGCCGTGGATGCGGCTGGCAACGTAGCCATAACGGGTACCTCCGACAGCGGCACCAGCTACGACTATGCCACCGTGCGCTACACCAGCAGCGGCCAGCAACTCTGGACTGCCCGCTACAATGGCAACGGCAATAGCTACGACGAAGCCACGGCTGTCGTAGTAGATAACGTCGGCAACGTGACCGTTACGGGCTACGCGGATACCGGAAACGGCGACTGGAACTACATGACTATCCAGTACATCGGGACCACCGGACAGACACGGTGGGGAAACAGTTATGCTGGGCCTGATAGAAGTTACGACGAAGCTACTGACCTCGCCGTAGATGCAAACCGCAACGTGTATGTAACCGGGCGCTCGTATCAAGGCAGCCAGTGCGACTACGTTACCGTGCGGTATATAGAGCAATTCGTGGGTCGCTCCACCTGGGTTAGTCGCTACAGTGGCCCCGCCAACGGTGACGACGAACCAACCAGCATCGCCGTGACCGGAAACGGCGGGGTGGCAGTCACGGGTACTTCGTTTGCCGGCCCCAACAACTTCGACTATGCCACCCTTCAGTACGACCAAAGCAGCGGTGAACAGCTGTGGGCCACTCGTTATGAAGGCACCCGGCTTGGCGGTATTCCCAGCCAGGCCACGGACATGGCCGTGGATCCGGCCGGCAACGTAGCCGTGACGGGCCGCTCCCGCAACGTTCGGGGCATCCTCGTCTATGCCACTGTCAAGTACACGGCTAGCGGGCAAAAGCTCTGGGAGGCACGCCTTCCGATTGCACTAACTCTCGAGAGTAACCCGGTGGTGGACATGGATGCGGCCGGCAATGTGTACATGGCCGGCACCAATAACAACGAGTACTATACTATTAAATACGACGGTGCCAGTGGAAAAGTAATTTGGAGCAGACGCTACTTCGGAAGTACCCTGAACCGCGGAAACGAGGTGAAAGACTTGGTGGTCGATGCGGTCGGCAACGCGTACGTCACGGGTGCTTCGGTCATGGGCCTTTCTACTCGCTACGATTACACGACCATCAAATATTCTCCCAGCGGCGAGCAGCTTTGGCGCAGACAGTATTTTGGTCAGGGGGTCAGTAGCAACGAGGTGCCTTCTCGCATAACGCTGGATGCCGCTGGCAATGTGTACGTAACCGGAACTTCTTCGGCGCCACCACCGAACGACTTTATCATGGTCACCATCAAGTACTCGGCTGGTGGCGAGGAACTGTGGGAGGCGCGATACAACGACCCCGTGCGCCAAGAAAACCCCACCGACATAGCCGTAGATGCAACGGGCAACGTGTACGTGACGGGTACGAACACGCTCAAGTATTCGCCCGGCGGTCAACTCCTCTGGACCGCCCAATACTTCGCCGACGGCGCCGCCATAGCGGCCGATGCGGCCGGCAACGTGTTGGTGACTGGCACGGGCTTCCTCAATGGTAGTAGTAACCAGCGCGTGTGGGTGACGGCCAAGTGTGATGGGGCTACCGGCCAGCAGCTCTGGCAGGTCATCAACGGAGCTGGCAATAGCACCGATCAGGCCGTTGATCTGGCTACGGATGGTGCCGGCAACGCCTACGTAACGGGCATTTCCGTTGCCGGTAGCATCAACTACAACACCATCAAGTACGCCGGGGCCAGCGGCCAGGTCCTGTGGGAAACGCGCGACAACAGTCCCAGCATCACCAACAACAGGCCGGTTGGTATAGTAGTGGATGCTACTGGCAATGTCTACGTGGGCGGCACCGCCTTCACCACTAGCTCCGACCCCGACTACCTCATCATCAAATACAATCAGCTTAGCGCCCCGGCTGCTATTTTAACTACTCGCCCAGCTTTGGCTGCCACTAGCGCTGCTGTGCAGGACCTGTTGGTGTACCCTAACCCAGCTGCCGACCAAGCCTCGGTGAGTTTCCGGCCAGTGCAGAATGGGGCCGCGCAGGTGCTGGTCTACAACCAACTGGGCCAACAGGTAGCCAGCTTGTACGAGGGCACCGTGCGCAAAGGTCAGCGGTATGAGCTGCCGCTCAACAGCCAGAAGCTAACCGCGGGCTTGTACACGTGCGTGCTACGAGTCAACAACAAGCGCGAAACGGTGAAGTTGCTCGTCACGCGCTAA
- a CDS encoding SBBP repeat-containing protein, with product MRRAYTRLLLLAAGLLVQVSAVRAQAVPTHQAQQPMPALPQEPSPFKELAVRRASAGNTPAGLIQRHPVARPGAMQATRAEEARDQARTTETVREAWVARYHAPGSDNNTFKDMAVDAAGNVYVTGNSGAYADYVTVKYSPSGQQLWTVRYNATVGMSTPNSNNQATAIALDAAGNVYVTGTSIIYGPGDLGGRNYDYATVKYSPSGQQLWVARYSGLGDGRGALDAPAGLAVDAAGNVVVAGTSTFSPPNEPRTFFRNYATVKYDGATGQQLWSTLDSVAGRNSDSATDLALDAAGDVYVTGTSGASGVRYFTCRYASATGTQVWASFYGGPVNNSTATHIAVDAGSNVYVTGISSGSNNPDYATVKYAPSGQQLWVATYNGPSNNSDLPTGLAVDAAGSVYVTGYSGTSVSQVYNAATLKYSASGQQLWEARYNKAGSTYDQANDLALDGAGNVYVTGYSFSNGQSDYASLKYNGATGQQLWEASYNGPSGNNDYASRIALDAVGNVYVAGSSYNTSQQSNSDYAIVKYEPSNLPPLWEARFTGTGTSDEVASDVVTDAAGNVYVTGYAYNGRNYDYATVKYSAAGQQLWKATYNGPANGDEIPTALAVDAAGNVVVTGYSLGNGSRYDYITVKYSPSGQELWSARYSGLGQGNKYAFALAVDAAGNVFVTGEAAGIDASPRGSIEYLTLKYSASGQQVWAQRYSGYPYSTSGATAITVDAAGNAYVTGYSFYQSSLDYATVKYSASGQQLWVARYDGLSPSSSRKEDIATALAVDAAGNVYVTGSSESESDASKYDYATLKYSPSGEQLWVARYNGPGNSYDLSTDLALDAAGNAYVSGTSYTGSGWDYMTLKYSASGQQLWEARYDGPDSSYDEAAALALDAAGNAYVTGLSYNSDGTSDYATVKYAAASGRQLWQARYNGSGNSYDEPAAIAVDASNHVYVTGFSLGGSTGYDFATLKYGSVGLSTRPMALAATPPTSAPLVVATARKRAQDLSVYPNPTVGAASVSFRPVQDGAAQVLVYNQLGRQVTSLYEGVVHKGQRYTLALDGQHLAPGLYTCSLLVNGQRETVRLVVAH from the coding sequence ATGAGACGTGCTTATACGCGTTTGCTGCTTTTAGCAGCAGGGTTACTTGTTCAAGTGTCCGCAGTTCGGGCGCAGGCCGTGCCAACTCACCAAGCGCAGCAGCCCATGCCTGCGTTGCCGCAAGAGCCGTCACCGTTCAAAGAATTGGCTGTCCGCCGCGCCTCAGCCGGCAACACACCCGCCGGGCTGATCCAGCGGCATCCGGTTGCCCGCCCCGGGGCAATGCAAGCCACCCGGGCTGAAGAAGCCCGCGACCAAGCCCGCACCACAGAAACGGTGCGCGAAGCGTGGGTGGCTCGCTACCACGCCCCGGGTAGTGACAATAATACGTTCAAGGACATGGCCGTGGACGCCGCGGGTAACGTGTACGTAACCGGCAACTCCGGCGCCTACGCCGACTACGTGACCGTGAAGTACTCGCCCAGTGGACAGCAGCTATGGACAGTGCGCTACAATGCAACCGTTGGGATGAGCACCCCAAACAGCAACAACCAAGCTACTGCTATTGCGCTAGATGCGGCCGGCAATGTGTACGTAACCGGTACGTCAATTATATACGGTCCAGGTGACTTGGGCGGCCGGAATTACGATTATGCCACCGTCAAGTACTCGCCGAGCGGGCAGCAGCTCTGGGTGGCCCGCTACAGCGGTTTGGGCGACGGAAGAGGAGCCCTGGATGCGCCGGCTGGCTTGGCGGTGGATGCGGCCGGCAACGTGGTTGTGGCCGGCACGTCCACCTTTAGCCCTCCCAACGAACCACGCACGTTTTTCCGCAACTATGCCACCGTCAAGTACGATGGCGCCACGGGCCAGCAGCTTTGGTCGACGCTGGACTCAGTGGCCGGCCGCAACAGCGACTCGGCCACCGACTTGGCCCTGGATGCCGCTGGCGACGTGTACGTGACGGGTACGAGCGGAGCTTCCGGCGTACGTTATTTCACTTGCCGGTACGCCAGTGCAACCGGAACCCAAGTGTGGGCCAGCTTCTATGGTGGTCCGGTTAACAACAGCACGGCCACTCATATTGCCGTGGACGCGGGCAGCAACGTGTATGTGACGGGTATTTCCTCGGGCTCGAACAACCCTGACTACGCCACCGTCAAGTACGCGCCGAGCGGGCAGCAGCTCTGGGTGGCCACCTACAACGGGCCCAGCAATAACTCAGACTTGCCCACAGGCCTGGCCGTAGATGCAGCCGGTAGTGTATACGTAACTGGTTACTCTGGTACCAGCGTTAGCCAGGTGTACAATGCAGCCACGCTCAAGTACTCGGCCAGCGGCCAGCAACTCTGGGAAGCGCGCTACAACAAAGCGGGTAGTACCTACGACCAAGCCAACGATTTAGCCCTAGACGGCGCCGGCAACGTGTACGTGACCGGCTATTCCTTTAGCAACGGCCAGAGCGACTATGCCTCCCTCAAATACAATGGCGCTACAGGGCAGCAGCTCTGGGAAGCCAGCTACAACGGCCCTAGCGGCAACAATGACTACGCCTCTAGAATAGCGCTGGACGCGGTGGGCAACGTGTACGTAGCAGGAAGCTCTTATAACACATCCCAGCAAAGTAATTCCGATTACGCCATTGTCAAGTATGAGCCCAGCAACCTGCCTCCGCTTTGGGAAGCGCGCTTCACGGGCACTGGCACCAGCGACGAGGTGGCCTCCGACGTGGTAACCGACGCGGCCGGCAACGTGTACGTGACGGGCTATGCCTACAACGGGCGCAACTACGACTATGCCACCGTCAAGTACTCGGCCGCCGGCCAGCAACTATGGAAGGCCACCTACAACGGGCCCGCCAATGGCGACGAAATTCCTACCGCCCTGGCCGTGGACGCGGCCGGCAATGTAGTCGTGACGGGCTATTCCTTGGGCAATGGCAGCCGCTATGACTACATTACCGTCAAGTACTCACCGAGCGGCCAAGAGCTGTGGAGTGCCCGCTACAGCGGTTTGGGCCAAGGAAACAAGTATGCCTTTGCGCTGGCCGTAGACGCTGCCGGCAACGTGTTCGTGACCGGGGAAGCCGCGGGCATTGACGCCAGTCCCCGGGGCAGCATCGAATACCTGACGCTGAAGTACTCGGCCAGTGGGCAGCAAGTATGGGCTCAACGCTATAGCGGCTATCCTTATTCTACTAGTGGGGCCACCGCCATAACTGTAGATGCCGCGGGCAATGCCTATGTAACGGGGTATAGTTTCTACCAATCGAGTTTAGACTACGCCACCGTGAAGTACTCGGCCAGCGGCCAGCAGCTCTGGGTGGCTCGCTATGACGGCCTCAGTCCGAGCTCTTCCCGCAAAGAGGACATCGCTACGGCCCTGGCCGTAGACGCGGCGGGTAATGTGTATGTAACGGGTAGCTCAGAAAGTGAGAGTGATGCAAGCAAGTATGACTACGCCACGCTCAAGTACTCACCCAGTGGTGAGCAGCTCTGGGTGGCCCGCTACAACGGGCCTGGTAACAGTTATGACCTGTCGACCGACTTAGCACTGGACGCGGCCGGCAACGCGTATGTGAGCGGCACTTCCTACACGGGCAGCGGTTGGGACTACATGACGCTCAAGTATTCGGCCAGCGGCCAGCAACTCTGGGAAGCCCGCTACGACGGCCCCGACAGCAGCTACGATGAGGCGGCCGCTCTGGCTCTGGATGCGGCGGGCAACGCCTATGTAACCGGCTTATCCTATAACAGCGACGGTACCTCTGACTACGCGACAGTGAAGTATGCGGCAGCCAGCGGGCGGCAGCTCTGGCAGGCCCGCTACAACGGCTCCGGCAACAGCTACGACGAGCCGGCGGCAATAGCCGTGGACGCATCCAACCATGTGTACGTAACGGGCTTCTCGTTAGGCGGCAGCACAGGGTACGATTTTGCCACCCTCAAGTATGGTTCAGTCGGCCTTTCCACACGGCCAATGGCCTTGGCCGCGACACCCCCAACTAGTGCTCCACTGGTCGTGGCCACCGCGCGCAAGCGCGCGCAAGACTTATCAGTGTACCCTAACCCCACGGTTGGGGCCGCCTCGGTGAGCTTCCGTCCGGTGCAGGATGGGGCCGCGCAGGTGCTGGTCTACAACCAGCTGGGCCGGCAGGTGACGTCCCTGTATGAGGGTGTCGTACACAAGGGCCAGCGGTATACGCTGGCTCTGGATGGTCAGCACTTGGCTCCGGGCCTCTACACCTGCTCGTTGCTTGTGAATGGGCAGCGCGAAACCGTGCGTCTAGTTGTTGCGCATTAG
- a CDS encoding SBBP repeat-containing protein gives MKHSFTRLLLAAAGLLVQVPTAQAQLSSAASDVQTRRPLPVLPHAPARPSGIPALHPSLLTAKAAAAATKGGRLPQRPQMGELPQLGASVRRTQESTLNFETVTETGFFEYQGPGSRSDRATGLTVDAAGNFYVVGIGLRAGDSRNDFITLKYSPSGQLLWTARYNTAPNSDTGGATDVAVDAMGNVYVTGPTRATSSASDYATIKYSASGQQLWVAVYNGPGNSTDVPSKVVVDGLGDVYVAGTTTVKYSPSGQQLWTATGGDIALDAANNVYLTGNGVSKYTASGQLIWATPGPGGAVDLDAAGNAYVTGSVDSGNNNLDYVARKYNGATGQRVWEARYNSSGNGRDEMVDAAVDAAGNVYITGTTTNGNSSGTRYATVKFSTAGQQLWEAIYLSVYPDSPAPAGVFFDVARRLVLDATGNVYVSGDSQPLLSIPTDYLTVKYNGATGQQVWDIRYDRVTVRRNMDEVADLAVDATGNVYVTGTTSFSGVFTRSFSTVKYTQSELRQLWEARFTGPGTSTEGAEDVVTDTSGNVYVTGYAYNGRNYDYATVKYTPTGQQLWEARYNGPADGEDLPTNVVVDSAGNVYVSGTSHGLAKSDYATIKYSPTGQQIWQAHYSGPVNGYNLATKVEVGRRGTVYVTGSSDNGSTTSYDYATVKYNAATGQQLWQATYNGPTNSFDLAADLVVDEVGDVYVTGTTYSSSSSDCATVKYASTSGQPVWESIYNGPNNGYDEATKLVLIGSPSRVVVAGTSEGESTGSDFTTVLYETFGGSQAWANQYNDPANGDDILADLAVTSQGDIVVAGTSYGGSSADYSTVRYNREGQRIWASRYDGPANSYDEATALALDAAGNSYVTGLSYNTDGTSDFATVRYAPGPSPNTTTGRLQWVAHYNGSGNSYDEPAAITVDAANRVHVTGFSLGSSTGYDFATLTYGFVNLFAKPLASAPQAQASTPLAVGPVASKHVQGLSVYPNPAAGQASVSFRPVQDGAAQVLVYNQLGRQVASLYHGAVRKGQRYTLVLDGQQLAPGLYTCSVLVNDQRETVRLQINH, from the coding sequence ATGAAACACTCTTTTACGCGTTTGCTGCTAGCAGCAGCAGGGTTGCTTGTTCAAGTGCCAACTGCCCAAGCACAACTCAGTTCAGCCGCATCGGATGTCCAAACGCGGCGGCCACTTCCTGTTCTACCCCATGCGCCAGCCCGGCCTTCTGGCATCCCGGCCTTGCACCCGTCGTTGCTCACTGCCAAAGCCGCGGCTGCGGCCACCAAGGGCGGGCGACTCCCGCAACGCCCTCAAATGGGAGAGCTGCCTCAGCTTGGCGCCTCGGTGCGCAGAACCCAGGAATCAACTTTGAATTTTGAAACGGTAACTGAAACGGGCTTCTTTGAGTATCAAGGACCTGGTAGCCGAAGTGATAGGGCTACAGGCTTGACCGTGGACGCGGCCGGCAATTTTTACGTGGTTGGGATTGGGCTTCGCGCTGGCGACTCACGTAACGATTTCATTACCCTTAAATATTCTCCCAGCGGCCAACTACTTTGGACAGCACGCTATAACACGGCGCCAAATTCAGATACTGGTGGAGCTACTGACGTAGCAGTGGATGCGATGGGCAACGTGTACGTGACGGGCCCCACTCGAGCTACTAGTTCTGCCTCCGACTATGCCACCATCAAGTATTCGGCTAGCGGCCAGCAGCTCTGGGTGGCCGTCTATAATGGGCCAGGCAACAGCACTGATGTACCATCTAAAGTAGTGGTCGATGGATTGGGTGATGTGTATGTAGCGGGCACTACTACCGTCAAGTACTCGCCGAGCGGGCAGCAACTCTGGACGGCAACGGGCGGAGATATAGCGCTGGATGCAGCAAACAACGTGTACCTGACGGGAAACGGCGTCAGCAAATACACGGCTAGCGGGCAATTAATTTGGGCTACACCTGGCCCGGGCGGCGCAGTGGACCTGGATGCGGCCGGCAATGCGTACGTGACGGGCAGCGTGGATAGTGGCAACAACAATCTTGATTATGTGGCGCGCAAGTACAATGGAGCCACGGGCCAGCGAGTATGGGAGGCCCGCTACAACAGCTCCGGCAATGGCCGCGACGAAATGGTAGACGCGGCCGTGGATGCGGCCGGCAACGTGTACATCACGGGTACCACCACTAATGGTAACAGTTCCGGCACCCGTTATGCCACTGTTAAATTTTCAACCGCTGGCCAGCAGCTTTGGGAAGCTATCTACCTCAGCGTATACCCTGATTCCCCGGCTCCTGCCGGTGTTTTCTTTGACGTAGCTCGGCGCCTGGTACTGGATGCGACTGGCAACGTGTACGTGAGCGGTGATTCACAGCCTCTGCTCAGCATTCCGACCGACTACCTCACCGTGAAGTATAACGGGGCCACCGGGCAGCAGGTGTGGGACATCCGCTACGACAGGGTTACGGTCCGTCGTAATATGGACGAGGTGGCGGACCTCGCCGTTGATGCAACGGGCAACGTATATGTAACGGGAACGACCTCTTTCAGCGGCGTCTTCACCCGCAGTTTCTCCACCGTCAAGTACACCCAATCTGAGTTACGGCAGCTATGGGAAGCGCGCTTCACCGGCCCCGGCACCAGTACGGAGGGGGCTGAAGACGTGGTTACGGATACGTCTGGCAACGTGTATGTAACCGGCTACGCCTACAATGGGCGCAACTACGATTATGCCACGGTGAAGTATACTCCTACCGGCCAACAACTGTGGGAGGCCCGCTACAACGGGCCCGCCGACGGCGAAGACCTGCCCACCAACGTGGTAGTGGATTCCGCAGGCAACGTGTACGTAAGTGGCACTTCGCATGGCCTAGCCAAGAGCGATTATGCTACCATCAAGTATTCGCCTACCGGCCAGCAAATATGGCAAGCGCACTACAGCGGTCCAGTTAACGGCTACAACCTAGCGACTAAGGTAGAGGTAGGCAGGAGAGGCACCGTGTACGTGACCGGCTCGTCTGATAACGGTAGCACTACTAGTTATGATTACGCCACAGTCAAATACAACGCAGCCACCGGCCAGCAACTATGGCAGGCCACCTACAACGGGCCCACCAACAGCTTCGATCTGGCCGCTGACTTGGTGGTGGATGAGGTAGGAGATGTATACGTGACCGGCACCACTTACTCAAGTAGCAGCAGTGACTGCGCTACGGTCAAGTACGCTAGTACCAGTGGGCAGCCAGTGTGGGAAAGCATCTACAACGGCCCCAACAACGGGTATGACGAGGCCACGAAACTAGTTCTCATTGGTTCGCCAAGCCGTGTCGTCGTGGCGGGTACCTCCGAGGGGGAGAGCACCGGCTCCGACTTTACCACGGTTCTGTACGAGACGTTTGGCGGCTCGCAAGCCTGGGCAAACCAGTATAACGACCCTGCTAATGGAGACGATATACTGGCAGACCTAGCTGTTACCAGCCAGGGCGACATCGTGGTAGCCGGTACCTCATACGGGGGCTCCAGTGCCGACTATAGCACCGTGCGTTACAATCGGGAGGGCCAACGTATCTGGGCGAGCCGCTATGATGGTCCCGCCAACAGCTACGACGAAGCTACCGCGCTAGCCCTCGACGCGGCAGGTAATTCTTATGTCACGGGCTTGTCGTACAACACCGATGGCACCAGCGACTTTGCCACGGTTCGGTATGCGCCCGGTCCCAGCCCGAACACTACCACCGGCCGGCTACAGTGGGTTGCCCACTACAACGGCTCCGGCAACAGCTACGACGAGCCGGCGGCAATAACTGTAGATGCAGCCAACCGTGTACACGTGACGGGCTTTTCATTGGGCAGCAGCACAGGCTATGATTTTGCCACCCTGACCTATGGCTTCGTCAACCTCTTTGCCAAGCCGCTGGCTTCGGCACCTCAAGCTCAAGCCAGCACTCCGCTAGCCGTGGGACCGGTAGCCAGCAAGCATGTGCAGGGCCTGTCGGTGTATCCTAATCCTGCGGCGGGGCAGGCCTCAGTGAGCTTCCGGCCGGTGCAGGACGGCGCGGCGCAGGTGCTGGTCTACAACCAGCTAGGCCGGCAAGTAGCCTCACTCTATCACGGGGCCGTGCGCAAAGGTCAGCGCTACACCCTGGTCCTGGACGGGCAGCAGTTAGCGCCGGGCTTGTACACTTGCTCGGTGCTTGTGAATGACCAGCGCGAAACCGTAAGGCTCCAAATCAACCATTAA